In Phlebotomus papatasi isolate M1 chromosome 1, Ppap_2.1, whole genome shotgun sequence, the following proteins share a genomic window:
- the LOC129805624 gene encoding uncharacterized protein LOC129805624 has translation MKICEKCGLEKHDGDCTRSETCANCGEAHPAWSRQCFFFKKEFAILQLKAKFQISYFEAKRRYNESQRRDESYDKVTAKRQVQPPLIQNDKSQNLNNGPNGIFFTFSAYKDRGPPDTGESASPESPPKPTARKPKSDSQDCSTPLKNSSSTGSNELQSLTADVPLGESRNLDITGIGNIPLPEKSSSTESEAEIFLGESSKMDTTGIEDISLSTTGKLIRNTNDIVSEIFEN, from the coding sequence ATGAAAATCTGTGAAAAGTGTGGACTGGAAAAACATGATGGAGACTGTACCCGATCTGAGACATGTGCGAACTGTGGAGAGGCACATCCGGCATGGAGTCGACAGTGTTTCTTCTTCAAGAAGGAGTTCGCTATTTTGCAGTTGAAGGCGAAATTTCAGATCTCATACTTCGAGGCCAAAAGACGCTATAATGAAAGCCAAAGACGCGATGAATCGTATGACAAGGTAACAGCCAAACGACAAGTTCAGCCACCCCTGATTCAGAATGACAAGTCGCAGAATTTGAACAATGGTCCAAACGGGATCTTTTTCACATTCTCGGCTTACAAGGACAGAGGACCTCCTGATACAGGTGAATCAGCTTCACCTGAATCGCCACCCAAACCAACAGCAAGGAAACCAAAATCAGACAGCCAAGATTGCAGTACTCCCCTGAAGAATTCTTCTTCAACGGGATCAAATGAACTGCAATCTCTCACAGCAGACGTCCCTTTGGGTGAATCCAGGAATTTGGATATCACCGGTATTGGCAACATTCCACTTCCGGAGAAGTCTTCTTCAACGGAATCAGAGGCAGAGATCTTTTTGGGGGAATCCAGTAAAATGGATACCACCGGTATTGAAGACATTTCATTGAGTACGACAGGAAAACTTATCAGGAACACCAACGACATTGTTTCCGAAATCTTTGAAAACTAA
- the LOC129805700 gene encoding uncharacterized protein LOC129805700, with the protein MMVHRVFGVVICVILLIQSLVSGSSYTDSWIGRNTQFGDLSSSAAENFAKNLYPERLHVQSPVEEPIQNRAESGQNLISSNFLGGIMRMMGLDSGKLGALVINGIIFIAQMVKSATRYLTTITKDWKIGKSLAARMFSAATPLNDPPTAAPMSNFHGPVEDSEASESNNRRHEYRSTEEPKVSEATDESARSGSPLDWILTNSSPHLNKLMIDARDRNLPQKLVQLVTGGQSRWTEGECILRLLCKTSPFVWAMQKAIGERIDGTDQEENRQDSGFLETIMRHLPDTNEVHLHGDACEDRYPNCKVYT; encoded by the exons ATGATGGTGCACCGTGTGTTTGGTGTTGTGATATGTGTGATTCTATTGATACAATCCCTGGTCAGTGGATCATCGTATACAGATAGTTGGATCGGAAGGAATACTCAATTTGGTGACCTTTCCTCATCGGCGGCAGagaattttgccaaaaatctctaTCCAGAGCGTTTGCATGTGCAGAGTCCAGTGGAAGAACCAATCCAGAATCGTGCTGAAAGTggacaaaatttaatttccagCAATTTTCTCGGTGGAATTATGCGGATGATGGGTCTGGATAGTGGAAAATTGGGAGCCCTCGTTATCAATGGAATTATCTTCATTGCTCAAATGGTAAAGAGTGCAACAAGATATTTAACAACAATTACTAAGGACTGGAAG ATTGGCAAGAGTTTAGCCGCAAGAATGTTCTCAGCAGCAACACCTTTAAATGATCCTCCTACAGCTGCTCCAATGAGTAATTTTCATGGACCTGTGGAAGATTCTGAAGCATCTGAGTCGAACAATCGGCGGCATGAGTATCGATCAACTGAAGAGCCCAAGGTTAGCGAAGCCACGGATGAGAGTGCTCGATCAGGTTCACCACTGGATTGGATCTTAACTAATTCCTCACCACATTTGAACAAACTCATGATCGATGCCCGTGATCGGAACCTACCTCAAAAACTGGTACAGCTTGTTACAGGTGGACAGAGCCGTTGGACTGAGGGAGAGTGCATCTTGCGATTGCTCTGCAAGACTTCACCTTTCGTGTGGGCTATGCAGAAGGCCATTGGCGAGAGGATTGATGGTACAGATCAGGAAGAAAATAGACAAGACAGTGGTTTCCTAGAGACAATTATGAGGCATCTTCCAGATACAAATGAAGTTCATTTACACGGAGATGCGTGCGAAGATAGATATCCCAACTGCAAAGTTTACACTTGA